In the genome of Lynx canadensis isolate LIC74 chromosome F1, mLynCan4.pri.v2, whole genome shotgun sequence, one region contains:
- the EFNA3 gene encoding ephrin-A3: MAAPLLLLLLLVPVPLLPLLAQGPGGALGNRHAVYWNSSNQHLRREGYTVQVNVNDYLDIYCPHYNSSGVGPGAGPGPGGGAEQYVLYMVSRAGYRTCNASQGFKRWECNRPHAPHSPIKFSEKFQRYSAFSLGYEFHAGHEYYYISTPTHSLHWKCLRMKVFVCCASTSHSGEKPAPTLPQFTMGPHVRINVLEDFEGENPQVPKLEKSVSGTSPKREHLPLAAGIAFFLMTLLAS, from the exons ATGGCGgcgccgctgctgctgctgctgctgctcgtGCCCGtgccgctgctgccgctgctggcCCAGGGGCCCGGGGGGGCGCTGGGGAACCGGCATGCGGTGTACTGGAACAGCTCCAACCAGCA CCTGCGGCGAGAGGGCTACACGGTGCAGGTGAATGTGAACGATTATCTGGATATTTACTGCCCTCACTACAACAGCTCGGGGGTGGgccccggggcggggccgggccccgggggcggggcggagcaGTACGTGCTGTACATGGTGAGCCGCGCCGGCTACCGCACCTGCAACGCCAGCCAAGGCTTCAAGCGCTGGGAGTGCAACCGCCCGCACGCCCCCCACAGCCCCATCAAGTTCTCGGAGAAGTTCCAGCGCTACAGCGCCTTCTCGCTGGGCTACGAGTTCCACGCGGGCCACGAGTACTACTACATCT CCACGCCCACCCACAGTCTGCACTGGAAGTGTCTGCGGATGAAGGTGTTCGTCTGCTGTGCCTCCA CATCGCACTCCGGGGAGAAGccggcccccaccctcccccagttCACCATGGGCCCCCATGTGAGGATCAACGTGCTGG AAGACTTTGAGGGAGAGAACCCCCAGGTGCCCAAGCTTGAGAAGAGCGTGAGTGGGACCAGCCCCAAGCGGGAACACCTGCCCCTGGCGGCGGGCATCGCCTTCTTCCTTATGACGCTCCTGGCCTCCtag